From the genome of Saccharomyces paradoxus strain CBS432 chromosome XII sequence:
aaaaatgaaaagatgATCAGCGAAAAAActcaaattgaaaattagAGATGCTTTGAAAGTCATAATTCATATTCTAAATAAAGATTCCAAAGTGAATGCTCACAATGCCCATTCCATCCGGTAATGTGGTGGTACCGAAGCCGAAACTTACCACTAAGGAAACAGATCCACTGCATATAATAAAGACGAGGCAAAAGACACATGGTCGGCCTGTGACCATTGCAGGCCCAATGGTTCGATATTCCAAGCTGCCATTTCGTCAGTTGTGCCGGGAATATAACGTTGATATAGTTTACTCCCCCATGATTTTAGCAAGAGAATATGTCCGTAATGAGCATGCAAGAATCTCTGACCTTTCAACAAATGATAAGGACACCCCACTAATCGTCCAAGTAGGTGTAAATAACGTGGCTGATCTACTAAAATTTGTGGAAATGGTTGCCCCTTACTGTGATGGTGTTGGTATTAACTGTGGATGTCCTATAAAGGAACAAATCCGGGAAGGCATAGGTTGCGCCTTGATATACAATCCCGATTTGTTATGTAGTATGGTCCATGCTGTGAAAGATAAATATGGCGACAAACTGAGGATTGAAACGAAAATAAGAATACATGAAGAGTTGGACGAAACGGTGGAGTTATGTCGAAGGCTATGTGATGCTGGGGTGGATTGGATTACGATCCACGGCCGAACACGCAGAACTAGGTCATCGCAGCCAGCTAACCTGGATGCAATAAAGTATATTATCGAAAATATCAGCGACAAAAATGTGCCTGTCATAGCGAATGGGGATTGCTTCAAGTCATCTGATTTGGAAAGGATCACTAAGTACACTGGTGCATCTGGTGTCATGGCTGTACGTGGGTTGTTAAGCAATCCAACGTTATTTGCTGGGTATGAAACCTGTCCTTGGGGCTgcattgaaaagttttGGTACTGGGTTCTAGAATTTGGTGGCTTACCCTTCCAATTGACTCAGCATCACCTGTATTGCATGCTTGAAAATATGGAGGTGAAGAAATCACtgttaaaagaaatgatgaACCTTAAAAACTACATCAGCTTGATCGACTGGTTTGATAAAACCTTCGACTTCAAGCGTTACGGCGAAGATGGATTTGGTAAGGCGGTCGAAATTCCTTATAA
Proteins encoded in this window:
- the DUS4 gene encoding tRNA dihydrouridine synthase (Dihydrouridine synthase~similar to YLR405W), which gives rise to MPIPSGNVVVPKPKLTTKETDPLHIIKTRQKTHGRPVTIAGPMVRYSKLPFRQLCREYNVDIVYSPMILAREYVRNEHARISDLSTNDKDTPLIVQVGVNNVADLLKFVEMVAPYCDGVGINCGCPIKEQIREGIGCALIYNPDLLCSMVHAVKDKYGDKLRIETKIRIHEELDETVELCRRLCDAGVDWITIHGRTRRTRSSQPANLDAIKYIIENISDKNVPVIANGDCFKSSDLERITKYTGASGVMAVRGLLSNPTLFAGYETCPWGCIEKFWYWVLEFGGLPFQLTQHHLYCMLENMEVKKSLLKEMMNLKNYISLIDWFDKTFDFKRYGEDGFGKAVEIPYKINGCV